The following DNA comes from Cololabis saira isolate AMF1-May2022 chromosome 7, fColSai1.1, whole genome shotgun sequence.
CTACTCCAATGGTTTCCTAACTGTTATTCTTTCAGAAACCACCCTGCATGTATTTACAAAGCAAAAAATCCTTAACAATACAGTACTCATTCTGATATCTGATAAGAATGTATCCACTGGGACTTCATTTGCTCCTAAATATAccaattttttacttttaaagaatttaattgtatttcaatTTACTTGTCCAtaatcagatttttttccaCCCCAAGGGAGGTGTATACAGAATTAGATTTTGAAGGTTTTGATATTGAGACTGACCAGTGTGTACTGCATCAGAAGCAATGCTTGTAGTAACTACTTGGTGTGTCGCTGACAGAAATATGTGGTGCAGAATTGATTTCTATATGATTACCATGGAAGAAAATATGAACAATTGTTTGAAAAGTGTTCCGTTAAATGGTTTTTTATCTAAACTTCTGTCTGGAACATGTAActgtgagaaaaaacaaaccttgTCAGTTTTAAATCATCTGCCATATCTTTGAAATATAAAACTTGCTTAATGTGCAAGGTTGTCAATATCACATTTGACATACCTGCTTTAGTAAAAACCTTAATTTGTATTTTCAATTTTACTTTCTGAGGAGTTAATTCTTTGATTCAGatctttaaataaattaaagctatAATTGTATTATCAACTCACCGAAAATATGGGGTACAGTTGCACAGGATGACTTTATGGACTTGAAATTCAACATCCTCAACCTTGATGACGGCGTCACAATGTTCCCCCGTCAGACGGAGCTCATTGTACACAGAGTTGTCTGAAGTTTTCTCTTCTTTATTCATCTTAAACTTTGATAATCTGAGAACCTTTGTCAAATGTTTATGGTTTGTATCAGTTTGTTAAAATGAAGGCAGAACTATGAACGTGCTGCTATTTATCAGCTCAGTATTCCGGAATGGACCTTTATTTCATCACAGTGAGTGACAACAAAGACATTTAGTTTACATTTAAAATGGAAAAGTTACCTTTTGCTTCATTTGTTTTTCACAGTAATGATATCAAATCATTATGTTATTGTGTCATGTTTtaaagaaatgtgtttaaaaatcaGTCCTTTTACAAACAGTTCAGTTCAGTAACAAAACATCCTTAGATGAATTACATGACAAACACAAGTAACGGaaccctgatttatttttgtttaatttaagttataatatatattagcATCAAAACACCTGCCTCTTTTATGGTATTTTCAACTCAGTGTTACCAGCTCTGGCACATATTTGGCCTTGTTGATAAATTTATTATCTTTAGACTGTTAGACTTCCAGGTTGGGAGGCTAATGAGATTTATGTGACCCTTCTCATTTGTAAAACTTTCATGatgtttttaataaatgtgGATTCATGTAAAGTAAATGTGACTATTATAAATACTTATTTGACCTTCTGTCAGCCAAACCTTTAATGCTCAGTTTTGCTGAAATATTCTAAGCAATAATAACATTATTGCTTTACACATGAAAGATAGATGGTAGGTACAAAAGAGGAATTTAAAAATTCAAGCAATATTCAAAACTCAAGATAGAAAtatcagggtttgacacttccccccagtgtttgtaactttcagttctgtcttgccccgcctgtgtcccatctgccctgattgtgtctgcacctgtgtctcgtcatgtctcgttatcccttcagtatatcttgtcttgtcattccttggttccctgtcggtccgtactgttctctcctccatgtctcctcgtggtttttgtcctgatcctggttttttgtatttatcctgctctgcagcgctttgctttgcctttttggattaaaaccctttttgtttttgagaactcctgtctccagcctccctctgtctcctgcacttgggtccttaaaaaaccaaaccagaacggaccgaccaggtggacccagcgggagactaCCTCACCCTTATGGAGTTTCTGCGCCaggaggagtattgggaccccttttggggaacacgcctggctctgggtgggcccaggagcctgcaggcccaggggaagcgaaggcgccagccccagcctgttccggtgggggccctggacgcacctcttcctgttcccgaggtggtcctggacgcatcccagcctgtttcccccttctggggaacacgcctggctcgaggcgggcccgggggttctcagccccaggggaagcgacggcgtcagcgccagccccagcctgttcctgctccagcagtGGTCctcgacgcatcgccccctgttctggctccagcggtggtcctggacgcctcagctcctgctggagttcttcctccggtgatggtgccggaccccccccagccagctccgaggacccgtgcccccccccagccagctcctaggacccgtgccccccccccagccagctcctaggacccgtgccccccctcagccagctccgaggacccgtgttcccccccagcccgccctggatgtggactgtggggacatctgggatctgtcccttgagggggggccagcgccccggacccgggtacccccgcagccggcacctcggacccgggtacccccgcagccagcgccacggacccgggtccccactcgggcagctccggggatcctctgccccccgccgccggctccccgcatcctgtcagcccctgttccggctccccgcatcctgtcagcccctgttccggctccccgcctcctatcagccccgactccggatcctgaggcggtcccgcagccctctgttcctgaggcggtcccgcagccctctgttcctgaggcggtcccagagccccgtcaggttcccgagccccgtcaggttcccgagccccgtcaggttcccgagccccgccaggaatccccgtcacgccccccgccaaggcctaggcctcggggacgcccccccgagctctctcgctggtctgctcggtcccgaggTCGGCCCCTGGAGCTTTGGCAgtgtgtggcctgggccctcctccaggccccctccgcccaccctgggttaggactctggggacatctgggatctgtcccttgagggggggggttctttcagggtttgacacttccccccagtgtttgtaactttcagttctgtcttgccccgcctgtgtcccatctgccctgattgtgtctgcacctgtgtctcgttatcccttcagtatatcttgtcttgtcattccttggttccctgtcggtccgtactgttctctcctccatgtctccccgtcgtttttccctgttcctgttttttggttaatcctgctctgcagcgctttgcttttgccttttttggattaaaacccttgtttttgagaactcctgcctccagcctccctctgtctcctgcacttgggtccttaaaaaaccaaaccatgacaagAAAGGCATGTAATGGATAttagtaataatagtaaaatACCCAGTGAAAAAGTCCAGGAATAAACAAAATAGGGTGTATGGTTTGCAGTGCGTAGTTCAGCACAGAACAGTGAGGAATGTTTTCTTCAGTCTGTTTGTGGAGCAGGATGGTGACAACAGCCAGTCACTGAAGCTACTTCTCTGTCAGGAGATGGGGCTGTGTGGTGGTCGAGGCCGATTGTCCATGATGAGGGGATTTTCCATGATGCCTTTGTGGATAATGATTTGATACTCATTGAGTTGTTATTAACATGGGAATATTGTATGGATTCCAACATTAAACATACACATGGTCCATGTACCACTGTCTCTTCCGTAAACTCTTGATCTCTAGCAGAAATAGCGCTAAAATAGAAAAGAATTGAACTAAACAGAACTAAGGtggcgttcagactgcaggcaaatatccgatttttagcccatccagattgaaactggatgactcttttgaagtctgaacagtcccaaaccgcatgatatccgattttttgcaaaccagatggaaaccacctccgggaggtagtttcatatccgatccatattgcatttgggcagatgcgtgtcagtctgaacagctccaaacactcagatcggatatgactgtcccagacgctccaaaccacccgcccatttccagttgtggagctactcatcctttcacagagagcatgtacaatctctgatgtcacgtcaaaaactattatttgtagtttgagtgttgcaaattcacattacaaaatgttttaatagcagaaaaaaagaccgcatttccacgtacggtgcgggtcgccgcgtaccctacgccgtaggctctgcgttggtgtaatgcggaaccataaatcagccttcagtcgcgctgtgagcatgaacctgcagcccgtcagcccctctcctcctaggaggagaggttatggagcggggctgACAGttattcattgctggttcgttttgttaactctgagctttgttggttggtttgttagtttgctgatggttttgttctgaacacttttctctgtttctcattttgctgggacgtcgggtccctccgctgagacacaacttttgcggtatgcgtgcattgttatgtctaaaaatgatgcgcagtgccgacccaatcaggaacggtacagatattttgggatttttttatatataaaaaaaatacatgacttcacacaatacacgcgctgggtgacgcctccgctccgacgtcgttgctacggcaacccgtcagatcagtcaatgatgtggcccaatctgaacagagccagatccgatatggacacttgctaaaaacagtgtggacagtcagccctgaaaatcggatatgagaaggaatcagatatgaatcagatttgcctgcagtctgaacgcggcctaaatGACATTTAAAGAGCCAGAATACATGACTGCAACAGTTTTAATGGATTGCACTCTTGTACTTGTGTTCTTTAACATTGGGTCTAATGAATCGtgcaagctaaagtcgcaaaacaCCCCCTGACATGACCCCGTTCcgatgtggaagaaaaaaaaaaagcaaaaaaaaaaaacctagaaAAAACCAGGCGTGGCATACATCAAAAACGTTCATCTCCATTATTCAACGATGGGAATTACTTTTCTCCATCAAAAGTGTTACAGTGttgacgctagacaccaaaaagcgggTCAAAATAGCCCCATTCATTCCTATGGGGCTGTTAGTGTGGCGACGCAAAACCTATTCATTCCAATGGGGAGCATAAAAATGAATGCATACAACCACACCCacctcagacagaaccagaaccaccccaaaTACAACCAGGCCAAACCACAACTCCTGCGAATCAGGGTATGTGGTTCATTTACCCCCCTGAACCACCTCACACAGAACCAAAACCACCCCGAACATGCCCAGAACCACCCAGAACAACCcagaacacaaccagaacacaACCAGAAATAGCCTgaaccacctcagacagaatcagaaccatcctgaacacaaccagaacctgTATTGCCTAAGCATCTATGACTGCAAGttgatttcagaataaacctaTGTTAATTGAACTGCAGTATCAAAATAGAATAGGCTTTAtaaaatatcatcaatatcaaatATTAAACCAGTGTTTCCAgggcttttagtttttttggccTGTAGTTCAAAGTATAGTTCAACAGCTCGTACATTACCTACTACACATGTTCACAAGCGATTACGGTAACACTTTAGTAATAATACGTGGTcctttttaaatacttttgtATTTATACGGATGAAGTTGTGGTCCCGGCCCAGGTCCAGTACTTCATTTTCAAACATAAcattgtgtccgccacaatgttatgtttatgtaataattgctcgggggtcatgttctgggtctccggACAGCACCtaaagacaacttctgttgtagtagacgctatatgaataaaattgaattgaatatatatatatatatatatatatatatatatatatatatatatatatatatatatatatatatatatatatatatatagcagccagagtccttacaaacaccaggaaactggacaatATCACAcgggtcatgaaatcgctacatTATACAATCgctatttattataagtatctcatagccttcatttcattgttgtccatcgttcttgtagtttgttgtgctggtctgcataaacatatatacgtagacaccacatcgagtggttttgcctgctgctgcgatacgtcaacgacgccgccatattggatgtggcaagactgcgccgtaaactaatacatgtaaatagacttattttcataagcgcctttctacaaagaaatgtacgttttacagtacgtctcatttattcattcacacacgcactaatatacttgggaaacagttagacaccaaatataatatatttaattttctcagatggcatgTATAATTTTTTTCTCGTACTGCACTATTTTTATTCCAGTGTGTatcctgtttatattttgtaattatatattttttacttttttatccttcttttgctgcatgtgtgtgttgtgtgtactgctgcagctcaaagcgaatttccccactaaaggatgaataaaggacaaactaatacaacctgatctcacaaaaatccatgaaatgcccacgacctctcaccactattttccgtggtaccaacacggaaagtgttATAATTCCGTGTGAACGCCACGGATATtataccatgcaaagtcaatgggatccgttgtcgtgatatatacacggaatatgacattattattatgtatatattattctttgttatagtggctaaattatgagtttttgtcgcgcaaggtactgtttgttactgtcagtttgtaaaagcatgtttttaacgctgttttagcagtgttttattgaggttttaatgggagcaccacggatattgtacaatGCGAATCAATGGATtctgttgtcgtgatatatacacggattatgacattattattatttatatattattctttgttatagtggctaaattatgagtttttgtcgcgcaaggtactgtctGTTActctcagtttgtaaaagcatgttttaatgctgttttagcagtgttttattgaggttttaatgggagcaccacggatatagtagtactatgcgaagtctaTGCAATCCGTGGTCGTGaaatatacacggattattacattattattatgtatatattattccttattatagtggctaagttatacgTTTTTGAaccgcaagttactgtttgttactgtcagtttgtaaaagcatgtttttaacgctgttttaacagtgtttaaatggtgttttgatgatttttaaccatattttgacggcgagtatttaaccgtgttttctagtatttaacgtaaatttgagtatttaaccatgttgtttgctgccgccatgacgacggaggtggcgtaagtgatgtgaaattattatttttagcaaaaaccacaagcgtttcTTACTTCTCTAACCAATCGTAAGTGGtgcattaacctaaccagaccttaaccagagcgtcgtccagccacaaaatatgGTCAAAAACTTATTGGTCAGACCATGATCTTCATGCATAAGGCTCCACAAAAACACATTGAAAAGCTgttgaaatgtctagaaaaatgTTATTGACAGACTTCATGTTAATGATGACAACATTTATTTCATGAATTTATGTTACAGCCAAGTCTGTTGGATGATGGCGGATGTTGTAACATTCCCAGAGCCAGGTAAAGGCAGCCCAAAGGGATGGTGACTGTAACAGTTGGGCACATTGGTTTCAGGTGGAGGCAGAGTCACTCCGGGGGTCACGAGGGGGAACATAATCAGCCATATTGGGGAGTCCAAACACAACGCAGCAGCTCAGGCCGCTCCGGGAGACATCCATATTCCAGACCACGCTCCACTCATCTGTTTCTCTGTTGTACTTCTCCACACTACAGGTGGTGGTCAAGCCGTTGAAACCCCCCACAACAAAGAGCAGGTCTTCCATGACTTCGATGCCAAAGTTGCTGCGGGGAATTATCATGGATGCAACGTTGTTCCAAGTGTTGGTTCCTGGGTTGTAGCACTCAACAGAGCGGAGACGGTTGTCACCATCAAACCCTCCAACCTGTTGGAGTAAATTGGAATATTATGGTTCAAATCTGGCTCTCTGCATCTTTTATAAGAGACTAATTACCATTGGataaaaaaagtcttttggtaATGTCTGCTggtgttaggttaaaaagtcatcaaaatattaataacttagaaaaagacaccggaaacTGTCAGAAATGATTTTTAAGGCCTTCTGCGCAGAAGTGAAGCAAAGTCGGAGCCCTGTCGAGCAACACGGCTCTCTCTCTGTGGCTCTCGACGGAATGCTTGCTGGGTCTTTCTTTGCAGGAGgtatttattgaaaaactgacaggcgttggctatgttaagacaaccaatggtagacagtggatggacaatggacaaaaacagatggtcacacacatgacttttcagttaaagaagcttagtatgaagaaacaaacagacatccttaaaacacaaagagtcaagaggtcaactaaaacaggaccctctgttggaggtttgaacagatggtttttaaaaacactgggttatttacaaaccagaagtcaccaggccaaacttcatgggggtctcgtgttatcagatggtccaactaaACCTAGCTAACCTTTAAGTCAGCTTAACGTCTTGAAACAACATGAAGGGTCAATAAATGAGCTCCTTCTGGACAAACAAGAAACTCTGTAAGgctttgcacagatgtgtctaaagacactgctcagctgttaacaaagccataaatacctaaataccaTCAGGGAATGGCCTGCCTGTAACTTCTGTTAACAATTGTAAACTTGTGAAAAACGCAGCAGTCAACTTCTCTGAGCTTACCTAATTCTGTTACGTTCATAAtgacaatcttaattcaaaagagttgattaacctcacagctGGTTTTCAACTTACTGCATAGACTTTATCTCCGCACGCAACCACCCCAACTCCACTGCGCCGACAAGTCATTGGTGAGATCAATGTCCACTGCATAGTCTGTGGATCGTAGTATTCAGCTGTTTCCAGGCACCCTCGCCCGTTGAATCCACCACAAATATAGAtctgaaaacaaaataagagGTATTAAGTGATTTTACCCTTTACGAGCTTTGTATTCCTGTGTAATCTTTGATTTAATGTTATGTGGTTtaataaaatgatcttttttcCATTGGTCAAATATAACTAACTTTGTAAGACATAATATTAATAGTTTAGGATTTTTAACATTCAGCATGTGTCTTCGAAGCACCCTTACATGAAGAACTATGTAATTCGATTTTTTTATTAACCCCTTGATTTTCTCAACATCTAGCATTTCTTTAGAGTTTTGTGTTTTCAGTGGTTGGGGACTCTATTCCATTCACTTCTACTCCAATGACTCCTTGTGTCTCTGTCAGTTCACCCACCTTGTTGTGTAATGTTGTGCAGCTGGCGTCACTCCTCAGCTCGTTCATCGGTGCAATACAAGTCCACTGGTTGGTCTGGGGCTCGTAGTACTCTGCAGTTCTGAGCCGAGTGTGCCCATTGTAGCCTCCAATAGCATATATGCACCCATTTAGTACAGTCACACTTACGTAGCAGCGGCGATAGTACATCGGTGCCACTTCCTGCCACGTGTGTGTTGTTGGGTCCGACCTGCACACACTGTTGAAAAAGCTCCGTCCGTCAAAACCCCCAATAAAGTACACGTACCCATTTAGGAACGCAGTGCCGTGATAGGCACGAGGACGCCCAGCATCGTTTGGCACATTTGTGCACCGGTTAGTCCGGATATCATAGGCCTCAATGCTGTTGGTTGGATCTCCAGCACTCCATCCCCCCATGGCCAGCAAAATGGACCTTGGCATGCGAGGCCGGGTAAGTATGGGTCTGGGAACATCACTGATCATGGAGTAGTAGTCAAGGTTCCTCTTCACCACCTCACTGCTGATCACTTTCATTAAAAAATACTTCATATCCAACAGAGCCAGTCGGACCTAAACAGACATGAGAGGATAGAATCCATTAATATAAAACTGCATGAACTGTACTGTAGCACTTAATgtcaaataataatatttaataatattttatttttacagtaATGTGAAATCAGATTCACAAGACACTTAATTGTAGCtattatgtcttttttttgtaaagttgaGCTTTTGACCTAAGGTGACTGCTTTATAACGATGAAAGACAAGGCAGCTAGTCATAGCCAATGGACTAGCTAAAAAGACTCAGATTTCACAATGCAGCCAAGACGCCTTTTTATGCTTTTGTAacagtttttcaatgtttatgatAGAGGATCCAGCTTGTGACACTAGAGAAGATTAAGGCTTCATCAGACTCGATGGATTAAACCTTAGATTGTGTTCAGTTCAATAAATATGACTTTGCAGTGTTAATTATACAGCTGTCAGCACAACACCATAATTTGAAGCCTGATAATATGAAAATTAAACTAAACATATTCATACAAGCTACTGTACCTTCGGTAAGAGAGCAACAATGTGTTTCTCTCGTTCATTGGGTAAATGGTTAATCCACCTAATGATGGCCTCAAACACAGAACTCTCCTGTTTTACAATGAGTTGGTCTTTTTCAATGATATCAGTGAGCTCCTCCACGGGGATCTGCAGGAACTCTTCACAGCTTGCAACCTCCTCAAAGTGCTCAGTGATGTAGTGAAAAGCCTTGGAGCGCAGTTTGGGGTAGAAGCAGGTGTTGGTTAATTGCCAAATGCCAATACAGTTTTCAGGGCACATTTGCTCCTCCATGAAACTGTAGCAAATACGTATGACATTGTCTATGTTGAACTGATCGGCAGCCAGCAGAAGTTCCCGCACGTTGTCCTCTGTGACAGAAACGGAGCCGGTGTAAGCATGGTCAAGGATGAGCTGCATTGTGTCAGGAGACACGTTGGGAATGTTAAAGATCCTCTTGTCCCGGTTAGACCAGCGATTGAAGAGAGCTCTGAAATGAAAGCACAGTAGAGAGATGTATTTCTGCAACAGTCATCATGCAACATCATGCTTAAATCACTATCTATGTCACATTTTTTCAGCTGAATACTTGACACCATaagttaaaatgttaaatagaAGCTATGTGTTGCCATATCTCAACTATGTATCATAATCATGAGAATATAAACTACTCCAATGGTTTCCTAACTGTTATTCTTTCAGAAACCACCCTGCATGTATTTACAAAGCAAAAAATCCTTAACAATACAGTACTCATTCTGATATCTGATAAGAATGTATCCACTGGGACTTCACTTTCAAGGGAGGTGATTACAGAATTAGGTTTTGAAGGTTTTGATATTGAGACTGACCAGTGTGTACTGCATCAGAAGCAATGCTTGCAATAACTACTTGATGTGTCGCTGACAGAAATATGTGGTGCAGAATTGATTTCTATATGATTACCATGGAAGAAAATATGAACAATTGTTTGAAAAGTGTTCCGTTAAATGGTTTTTTATCTAAACTTCTGTCTTGAACATGTAACTGTGAGAAAAAACAGACCTCGTTGGTTTTAAATCATCTGCCATATCTTTGAACTATAAAACTTGCTTAATGTGCAAGGTTGTCAATATCACATTTGACATACCTGCTTTAGTaaaaatcttaatttatatTTTCAATTTTACTTTCTGAGGAGTTAATTCTTTGATTCAGatctttaaataaattaaagctatAATTATATTATCAACTCACCGAAAATATGGGGTACAGTTGCATAGGACGACTTTATGGACTTGAAATTCAACATCCTCGACCTTGATGACGGCGTCACAATGTTCCCCCGTCAGACGGAGCTCATTGTACACAGAGTTGTCTGAAGTTTTCTCTTCTTTATTCATCTTAAACTTTGATAATCTGAGAACCTTTGTCAAATGTTTATGGTTTGTATCAGTTTGTTAAAATGAAGGCAGAACTATGAACGTGCTGCTATTTATCAGCTCAGTATTCCGGAATGGATCTTTATTTCATCACAGTGAGTGACAACAAAGACATTTAGTTTACATTTAAAATGGAAAAGTTACCTTTTGCTTCATTTGTTTTTCACAGTAATGATATCAAATCATTATGTTATTGTGTCATGTTTtaaagaaatgtgtttaaaaatcaGTCCTTTTAAAAACAGTTCAGTTCAGTAACAAAACATCCTTAGATGAATTACATGACAAACACAAGTAAAGGAACCCTg
Coding sequences within:
- the LOC133447375 gene encoding kelch-like protein 10, with the translated sequence MNKEEKTSDNSVYNELRLTGEHCDAVIKVEDVEFQVHKVVLCNCTPYFRALFNRWSNRDKRIFNIPNVSPDTMQLILDHAYTGSVSVTEDNVRELLLAADQFNIDNVIRICYSFMEEQMCPENCIGIWQLTNTCFYPKLRSKAFHYITEHFEEVASCEEFLQIPVEELTDIIEKDQLIVKQESSVFEAIIRWINHLPNEREKHIVALLPKVRLALLDMKYFLMKVISSEVVKRNLDYYSMISDVPRPILTRPRMPRSILLAMGGWSAGDPTNSIEAYDIRTNRCTNVPNDAGRPRAYHGTAFLNGYVYFIGGFDGRSFFNSVCRSDPTTHTWQEVAPMYYRRCYVSVTVLNGCIYAIGGYNGHTRLRTAEYYEPQTNQWTCIAPMNELRSDASCTTLHNKIYICGGFNGRGCLETAEYYDPQTMQWTLISPMTCRRSGVGVVACGDKVYAVGGFDGDNRLRSVECYNPGTNTWNNVASMIIPRSNFGIEVMEDLLFVVGGFNGLTTTCSVEKYNRETDEWSVVWNMDVSRSGLSCCVVFGLPNMADYVPPRDPRSDSAST